One genomic window of Thermococcus indicus includes the following:
- a CDS encoding GNAT family N-acetyltransferase, with protein sequence MEPLIREARPEDKPFIEEIARLTWSGDDYLARVFDEWLRDGYFYVLELDGRVIGTAKLTLLPGKVGWLEGLRVHPDHRGRGYGRKLHNFMLELGERLAQGGRIEALEFATYFLNRESISMAEKTGFQVKAKFFVLGAKTEDLGLEEPERVEPTLEDLTLGIIPVGWRFVRRSEGALKWIKRNAELYDFNGFRFLVSKKGTTFTPLDVGLATLKAMLPAMAWVANERNQKEFDLMLPSGVKPLLPGLRRLGLHLWDETEEPNVLVFRKKIALRGEDNGDTPSR encoded by the coding sequence ATGGAACCGCTCATACGCGAGGCAAGGCCCGAGGATAAGCCCTTCATCGAGGAGATTGCAAGGCTGACCTGGAGTGGGGATGACTACCTGGCGAGAGTCTTTGACGAATGGCTTAGAGACGGCTACTTCTACGTGCTTGAGCTGGACGGAAGGGTCATCGGGACGGCAAAGCTAACCCTCCTGCCTGGAAAGGTCGGCTGGCTTGAGGGTTTGAGGGTTCACCCGGATCACAGGGGCAGGGGGTATGGGAGAAAGCTCCACAACTTTATGCTCGAACTCGGCGAAAGGCTCGCCCAAGGGGGAAGAATTGAAGCTTTGGAGTTCGCGACCTACTTCCTCAACCGTGAGAGCATCTCGATGGCTGAAAAGACGGGCTTTCAGGTTAAGGCCAAGTTCTTCGTCCTCGGGGCTAAAACAGAGGATCTTGGGCTAGAAGAGCCGGAGAGAGTCGAGCCCACTTTGGAGGACCTAACCCTCGGGATCATCCCAGTCGGCTGGCGCTTCGTGAGGAGAAGCGAGGGGGCCCTAAAGTGGATTAAGAGAAACGCGGAGCTCTACGACTTCAACGGCTTCCGCTTCCTCGTCTCAAAGAAGGGGACGACCTTCACTCCCCTTGACGTTGGCTTAGCCACGCTTAAAGCGATGCTCCCGGCGATGGCATGGGTGGCCAATGAGAGGAACCAGAAAGAGTTCGACCTGATGCTTCCGAGCGGGGTTAAACCGCTCCTGCCGGGACTGAGGAGGCTCGGCCTCCACCTCTGGGACGAGACCGAGGAGCCTAACGTCCTGGTTTTCAGGAAGAAGATAGCCCTGAGAGGTGAAGATAATGGAGATACTCCGTCTCGATGA
- a CDS encoding MFS transporter: MGAMFLDAVLLLIGALTLLPYLNIEVKREGTAERGEEKRLQISKRLVVGILASVLLFNFAIGSFRIFVFASLRELAKGRVLYGLLQSLTTAGSLIAAAGLTYLATKRLGRIKRPLILGMLIQSLALLIVGVPAVIALFPAVFLLGFGGELLNVSFDSLMQKFIPLKSLGTARGVFDALATLVIPLSQLVFAWLIEGGLKVFLATSITTVLAFLATFSLRYILKGPSV; this comes from the coding sequence ATCGGGGCAATGTTCCTCGACGCGGTTCTCCTTCTAATCGGCGCGCTCACGCTCCTCCCCTACCTGAACATCGAGGTGAAGCGCGAAGGAACCGCTGAACGGGGAGAAGAGAAGCGGTTGCAGATCAGCAAAAGGCTCGTAGTTGGAATACTCGCCTCGGTGCTGCTCTTCAACTTCGCTATAGGTTCCTTCAGGATATTCGTCTTCGCCTCGCTGAGGGAGCTAGCAAAGGGCAGGGTTCTGTACGGCCTTCTCCAGTCTCTCACGACAGCTGGAAGTCTGATTGCGGCGGCTGGTCTGACCTACCTGGCCACCAAAAGGCTGGGTAGAATAAAGAGGCCGCTGATCCTCGGAATGCTCATCCAGAGCCTTGCACTTCTCATCGTCGGCGTTCCGGCGGTGATAGCGCTGTTCCCTGCGGTCTTTCTGCTCGGCTTTGGTGGGGAGCTCCTCAACGTCTCCTTCGACAGCCTGATGCAGAAGTTCATCCCTCTAAAGAGCCTTGGAACTGCGAGGGGAGTTTTTGATGCTCTCGCAACGCTGGTGATTCCTCTCTCGCAGCTGGTCTTTGCGTGGCTGATTGAAGGAGGATTGAAAGTTTTCTTAGCCACGAGTATAACCACAGTGCTGGCGTTCTTGGCAACGTTTTCACTTCGATATATCCTTAAAGGGCCCAGCGTATAA
- a CDS encoding MFS transporter — protein sequence MRQTLYRLHMLTSSLRIIGDAVESVALPWSLLDTTGSLVSIGGFALFTHLPWVILPPILGRTLDRTAKKVRLAFLALILQALLAVLIVPLSSNVWAFYLIVSGISALDILHRYYGFSLVASMTLDESELQGLNAALATVGNGGLPGGVSTGRILSVSLRNRGNVPRRGSPSNRRAHAPPLPEHRGEARRNR from the coding sequence ATGAGGCAAACCCTCTACCGCCTGCACATGCTCACATCATCTCTCAGAATCATCGGGGATGCAGTGGAAAGCGTCGCCCTACCCTGGAGCCTGCTGGACACAACCGGCTCGCTGGTGAGCATCGGCGGTTTTGCGCTCTTCACTCACCTGCCGTGGGTTATTCTCCCTCCAATCCTCGGAAGAACTCTCGATAGAACGGCCAAAAAGGTGAGGCTGGCCTTTCTGGCGCTCATCCTTCAAGCCCTGCTGGCGGTTCTCATAGTGCCGCTCTCCTCGAACGTCTGGGCTTTCTACCTAATAGTCTCGGGTATTTCAGCCCTCGACATCCTCCACCGCTACTACGGTTTCTCGTTGGTAGCCTCGATGACCCTTGACGAGTCTGAGCTTCAGGGGCTGAACGCGGCGCTGGCGACTGTGGGGAACGGGGGTCTCCCTGGTGGCGTTTCCACTGGCCGGATTCTTAGCGTATCGCTTCGGAATCGGGGCAATGTTCCTCGACGCGGTTCTCCTTCTAATCGGCGCGCTCACGCTCCTCCCCTACCTGAACATCGAGGTGAAGCGCGAAGGAACCGCTGA
- a CDS encoding class I SAM-dependent methyltransferase, which produces MHRDYWKVLRLVTERARGIVVDIGCGTGNILRFLDSESYIGVEPSGGMREKFREKHGFEPLDGHFLALPLPDGVADTVITTYAFHHVPDKQKEDAIKEMLRVLKPGGRIVIADVMFESEEEKMRIGEEDDLKEEIEDEYFATLEHLQKICGKLGLECWFERINRYVWIAELLTPDRKG; this is translated from the coding sequence ATACACAGGGACTACTGGAAGGTTCTCAGGCTCGTTACCGAACGAGCCAGAGGTATTGTCGTGGACATTGGTTGCGGCACGGGCAACATACTGCGCTTCCTTGACTCAGAAAGCTACATCGGTGTCGAGCCTTCAGGGGGTATGCGTGAGAAGTTCAGGGAGAAGCACGGCTTTGAACCGCTTGACGGCCACTTCTTGGCACTTCCCCTGCCTGATGGAGTAGCTGACACTGTAATAACGACCTACGCCTTTCACCACGTGCCAGATAAACAAAAGGAGGACGCAATAAAGGAGATGCTCCGCGTTCTTAAGCCCGGCGGGAGAATCGTCATCGCCGACGTGATGTTTGAGTCAGAGGAGGAAAAGATGAGAATCGGGGAGGAGGACGATCTAAAGGAGGAGATAGAGGACGAGTACTTTGCGACACTTGAACACCTGCAGAAAATTTGTGGAAAGCTTGGGCTGGAGTGCTGGTTCGAGAGGATAAACAGATACGTCTGGATTGCCGAACTGCTCACCCCTGACCGGAAAGGCTAA
- a CDS encoding winged helix-turn-helix domain-containing protein — protein sequence MPDEDLAREVQELRKALEELRESFAVVSQMAQAYLRLINIYAQYGGLRIDLVVPEVRSDPIAREIVRILFDLKRANVSQIARELKGRRGKASRNTVRAKLRELVELGIVIEVPGERGKVYALSREVVKKWLEMIGMPIRLDHTNDY from the coding sequence ATGCCCGATGAAGACCTTGCCAGGGAAGTTCAGGAGCTCAGGAAGGCACTTGAGGAGCTCAGGGAGAGCTTCGCCGTCGTTTCCCAGATGGCGCAGGCCTACCTTCGGCTCATCAACATATACGCCCAGTACGGTGGGCTCAGAATAGACCTAGTTGTCCCGGAGGTCAGGAGCGACCCGATAGCGCGTGAAATCGTCCGGATTCTCTTCGACCTGAAGAGGGCCAACGTGAGTCAGATAGCGCGGGAGCTGAAGGGAAGGCGCGGAAAGGCCTCACGGAACACCGTCAGGGCGAAGCTTAGGGAATTGGTTGAGCTCGGCATCGTCATCGAGGTTCCTGGTGAGAGGGGGAAGGTCTACGCTCTCTCCCGCGAGGTGGTCAAAAAGTGGCTCGAAATGATCGGAATGCCGATTAGGCTTGACCACACTAATGATTATTGA
- a CDS encoding transposase, translating to MKIVLTYKMNHNWSVEDLLTEYQKLLQRAIDEIWENTTWKEKKAKHRYPIGNGKYKYYETTRLIPYFPKSNEFKRELRNKLLKDWIFAKHYVDSVIKTTYSILESWRQNYLKGRRKRKKPVVKRKFVRVKITLMKVEGSKIRITVKPRKKYLELDYSNEWFYERIKDWKVGELIIREKDVYLTFSKEVEFDRRVKIGIDSNLMSLDVYHPEKGWIKVDLSELHRIAETYDGVIDKLKSVQRKAPKRIGRLLKKYYARRRNRIEDYLNKLAVQLSREFPDVVFIFEDLSKFKMLENGSRKFNRKLSRSTWGKIVQKLSYRAPVEFVNPAGTSSTCPVCGSRLESRNGLVECPNCGFKADRQFVGAFNVFVRGLGVALSGGEADDLLPDEPGGELRLMNPKSVVGVDLNGRTFAHVPP from the coding sequence GTGAAAATCGTCCTCACCTACAAGATGAATCACAACTGGAGTGTTGAAGACCTCCTCACGGAGTATCAAAAACTCCTCCAGCGAGCAATTGATGAAATTTGGGAGAACACGACTTGGAAGGAGAAGAAGGCAAAACACCGCTACCCCATCGGAAACGGAAAATACAAGTATTATGAAACCACTCGATTAATCCCTTATTTTCCAAAATCCAACGAGTTCAAAAGGGAGTTGAGAAATAAACTCCTCAAGGACTGGATTTTTGCCAAACACTACGTTGACTCGGTGATAAAAACCACCTACTCAATCCTTGAGAGCTGGAGGCAAAACTACCTGAAAGGACGGAGGAAGAGAAAGAAACCAGTCGTGAAGAGAAAGTTCGTTCGAGTTAAAATCACGTTGATGAAGGTTGAAGGTTCAAAAATCAGGATAACCGTTAAACCGAGAAAGAAATACCTTGAACTCGACTATTCCAACGAGTGGTTCTACGAAAGGATTAAAGACTGGAAGGTTGGCGAGCTGATAATCAGGGAGAAAGACGTTTACCTCACCTTCTCGAAGGAAGTTGAGTTCGACAGGCGGGTTAAAATCGGGATTGACAGCAATCTTATGAGTCTCGACGTTTATCATCCGGAGAAGGGCTGGATTAAGGTGGATTTGAGCGAACTGCACAGAATTGCAGAAACTTACGACGGGGTTATTGACAAACTCAAGAGTGTCCAGAGGAAGGCTCCAAAGAGGATTGGAAGACTCTTGAAGAAGTATTATGCACGCAGGAGGAACAGGATTGAGGATTATCTTAACAAACTCGCCGTTCAGCTCTCAAGGGAGTTTCCAGACGTAGTTTTCATCTTCGAGGATTTGAGCAAGTTTAAAATGTTGGAGAATGGTTCGAGGAAGTTTAATCGAAAACTTTCCCGCTCGACTTGGGGTAAGATTGTTCAAAAACTCTCTTATCGTGCTCCGGTTGAGTTTGTTAATCCTGCTGGCACTTCTTCCACCTGCCCGGTGTGTGGGAGTAGGTTAGAGTCCCGAAACGGGCTGGTGGAGTGTCCCAACTGCGGGTTTAAGGCCGATAGGCAGTTTGTTGGAGCGTTCAACGTTTTCGTGCGGGGACTTGGGGTCGCCCTGAGCGGGGGTGAGGCCGATGATTTACTCCCCGATGAACCCGGAGGGGAGTTGAGGCTGATGAACCCCAAGTCCGTCGTGGGGGTGGACTTAAACGGGAGGACGTTCGCTCACGTTCCTCCCTAA
- a CDS encoding IS607 family transposase, with protein sequence MVVKEKLYTLKQASEILGVHPKTIQKWDREGKIKVIRTPGGRRRIPESEIKRLLGIKPEEGLIIGYARVSSHTQKDDLELQIKTIKEYAGERGWQIQILKDIGSGLNENRKNYRKLLELVAKGEVSKVIITYPDRLTRFGFKTLEFFFQQHGAEIIALNEKDKTPKEELIEDLITIISHFAGKLYGARSHKYKKLKEGAKKLIKEVESE encoded by the coding sequence ATGGTAGTGAAAGAGAAACTCTACACGCTCAAACAGGCGAGCGAAATACTCGGAGTCCACCCGAAAACAATCCAAAAATGGGACAGGGAAGGAAAAATCAAAGTCATCAGAACCCCCGGTGGACGGAGGAGAATACCAGAGAGCGAAATCAAACGCCTTCTCGGAATAAAACCCGAAGAAGGCCTGATAATCGGCTACGCAAGGGTCTCCAGCCACACGCAAAAAGACGATTTAGAACTACAAATCAAGACGATAAAAGAATACGCAGGAGAAAGAGGCTGGCAAATACAAATCCTCAAGGACATCGGCTCTGGCCTGAACGAAAACAGGAAGAACTACCGCAAACTCCTCGAATTAGTCGCCAAAGGAGAAGTCTCAAAAGTCATCATCACTTACCCCGACAGACTCACCCGTTTTGGATTCAAAACTCTCGAATTCTTCTTCCAGCAACACGGGGCAGAAATAATCGCCCTCAACGAGAAGGACAAAACCCCAAAAGAAGAACTCATCGAGGACTTGATAACCATAATCAGCCACTTTGCGGGTAAACTTTACGGAGCTCGTTCCCACAAATACAAAAAACTCAAAGAAGGTGCTAAAAAACTCATCAAGGAGGTCGAGAGTGAGTGA
- a CDS encoding GNAT family N-acetyltransferase: protein MRPIILTGEKVSLAILLKEDLPKSWEWFNGRSTVRHLFSSAHFTLPEEEEEFYEELKKNKEKTPTFAVIENESGKLVGIAGFNWINWQARWGEILYYLSPEERGKGYGTEIVRLLCEYALANCSF, encoded by the coding sequence ATGCGCCCGATAATCCTGACGGGAGAGAAGGTTTCGCTGGCAATACTCCTCAAGGAAGACCTCCCCAAAAGCTGGGAGTGGTTCAACGGGAGGAGCACCGTTCGGCACCTCTTCAGCTCGGCCCACTTCACCCTGCCGGAGGAAGAGGAGGAGTTCTACGAGGAGCTGAAGAAGAACAAGGAGAAAACTCCAACTTTCGCGGTGATAGAAAACGAGAGCGGAAAGCTCGTTGGCATAGCCGGATTCAACTGGATTAACTGGCAAGCAAGGTGGGGGGAGATACTCTACTATCTCTCGCCGGAAGAACGGGGAAAGGGCTATGGAACCGAAATTGTAAGACTCCTCTGCGAATATGCCTTAGCCAACTGTTCTTTTTGA
- a CDS encoding M23 family metallopeptidase, which produces MDKLAEKLQYLGLLGFFGFLYRPLMLLFLFFLVPWVATLLNILRDGDRKREHWIELQILLISLLNPFIFRQTFLHSIGQLLAMRKSHPSPGEYVQKTELYLPFEGFWTAENGGITKEESHSWEIINQRYAYDFLVKDENGKTHRGSGENLEDYYAYGKPVLAPADGVVTEVRDGVPDNPPRKVLWTIRDFRGNFVLIKHDEGEYSFLAHLKKGSVWVKPGQRVKKGDVIGLCGNSGFSTEPHLHFHVQDSPNFFSGVGLPVKFSRFYRKDNSGVVFIERDYIRRGWVVAPAE; this is translated from the coding sequence ATGGATAAGCTGGCAGAAAAGCTCCAGTATCTTGGACTTTTGGGGTTCTTTGGTTTCTTGTATCGGCCCCTCATGCTGCTCTTCCTGTTCTTCCTGGTTCCATGGGTCGCGACACTTTTAAACATCCTCCGGGATGGTGATAGAAAAAGGGAGCACTGGATCGAGCTTCAGATTTTGCTGATTTCTCTCCTTAACCCGTTCATTTTCCGTCAGACGTTTCTCCATTCCATCGGTCAGCTCTTGGCCATGAGGAAGAGTCACCCATCACCCGGTGAATACGTGCAGAAAACTGAACTCTACCTGCCCTTTGAGGGTTTCTGGACGGCAGAAAACGGCGGAATAACAAAGGAAGAGTCCCATTCGTGGGAAATAATCAACCAGCGCTACGCCTACGACTTCCTCGTGAAGGACGAAAACGGAAAGACGCACCGAGGAAGCGGAGAAAACCTCGAAGACTACTACGCCTATGGGAAACCAGTATTGGCTCCTGCCGATGGTGTAGTCACAGAGGTTCGGGATGGCGTACCAGATAACCCACCCAGGAAGGTACTCTGGACAATAAGGGACTTCCGCGGTAATTTTGTCCTGATAAAGCACGATGAGGGAGAATACAGCTTTTTAGCGCACCTGAAGAAAGGCAGTGTTTGGGTGAAGCCTGGGCAGAGAGTAAAGAAGGGTGATGTGATTGGCCTCTGCGGTAACTCCGGATTCTCAACCGAGCCGCACCTCCACTTCCACGTTCAGGACAGCCCAAACTTCTTCTCCGGCGTTGGTCTGCCAGTGAAGTTCAGCAGGTTTTACAGGAAGGATAACTCAGGGGTTGTCTTCATCGAGAGGGATTACATCAGAAGGGGCTGGGTCGTCGCCCCTGCGGAGTGA
- a CDS encoding TldD/PmbA family protein — protein sequence MDAERALELALSLGAEYAEVREERVLKTRITASEDVNVSTRSAGGFGVRVLANGSWGFVSVNSEKDLEWAVRNAVKLAGIRRGGVKLAEVRPVRDTVRSGIKRRPSNVPPEEKVEVVKDLYSLVPDEAVSRKVVKYSDFSGFKRLTTSEGTEIEWELEGISLEADLTAFSNGRSAWLFSLTGSIERGFEAVDEMRERVLGELKGQLKCFLHGKRPKLADAPVLLSPRFAGMIAHEALGHLAEADQLPNTPLAGKLGERIAPEFVSLSDGNVENGHGNDRYDDEGVPVRKVKILKNGVFSEPLVDRERAVLLGIEPNGHARAESYAFEPMVRMRNTYFEPGDWTFEELLEEVKNGYYLVSPGPGQTGLDSSFTAGILEGYTIKDGEIAEPIFGATASGRALDALPGIRGLGKELDFENSHCGKGQVVRVSMGGPHVLFERGIRVV from the coding sequence ATGGACGCCGAAAGGGCCTTGGAGCTTGCACTCTCCCTCGGTGCGGAGTACGCGGAGGTGAGGGAAGAGAGGGTTCTGAAGACGAGGATAACCGCCTCCGAAGATGTAAACGTCTCCACCCGCTCCGCCGGTGGCTTCGGCGTGAGGGTTCTCGCGAACGGTTCCTGGGGCTTCGTCTCAGTGAACTCAGAAAAGGATCTCGAGTGGGCGGTTAGGAACGCCGTAAAGCTCGCCGGAATTCGGCGCGGGGGAGTTAAGCTGGCCGAGGTTAGACCGGTTCGCGACACCGTAAGGAGTGGGATAAAGAGAAGGCCCTCCAATGTTCCTCCTGAGGAGAAAGTTGAGGTTGTGAAGGATTTGTATTCTTTAGTTCCCGATGAGGCCGTTTCTCGAAAGGTCGTCAAATACTCCGACTTCTCCGGCTTTAAAAGGCTCACCACGAGCGAAGGAACGGAAATCGAGTGGGAGCTTGAGGGGATTTCCCTTGAGGCCGATTTAACAGCTTTCTCAAACGGGCGGAGCGCGTGGCTCTTCAGCCTGACTGGTTCTATTGAGAGGGGCTTTGAGGCCGTTGACGAGATGCGGGAAAGGGTTCTCGGAGAACTCAAAGGGCAGTTAAAGTGCTTCCTTCACGGGAAGAGGCCGAAGCTGGCCGATGCCCCCGTCCTCCTCTCACCGCGCTTTGCAGGGATGATTGCCCACGAGGCCTTAGGACACCTCGCCGAGGCGGACCAGTTGCCAAACACGCCCCTAGCCGGGAAGCTCGGTGAGAGGATTGCGCCAGAGTTTGTCAGCTTAAGTGACGGGAACGTTGAGAACGGCCACGGAAACGATAGATACGACGACGAAGGCGTTCCGGTTAGGAAGGTCAAAATTCTAAAGAACGGGGTTTTCAGCGAGCCCCTCGTGGACAGGGAAAGGGCCGTTCTACTCGGCATTGAACCAAACGGGCACGCGAGGGCCGAGAGCTACGCCTTCGAGCCGATGGTGAGGATGAGGAACACCTACTTCGAGCCAGGTGACTGGACTTTCGAGGAACTGCTCGAGGAGGTCAAGAACGGCTACTACCTTGTAAGTCCCGGCCCCGGACAGACCGGGCTCGATTCGTCCTTTACTGCTGGCATCCTTGAGGGTTACACAATTAAAGACGGCGAAATAGCTGAACCGATTTTCGGTGCGACAGCGAGCGGAAGGGCTCTTGATGCACTCCCTGGGATTAGGGGGCTTGGGAAGGAGCTCGACTTCGAGAACTCCCACTGCGGAAAGGGCCAGGTGGTGAGGGTGAGCATGGGCGGGCCGCACGTCCTCTTCGAAAGGGGAATAAGGGTGGTGTGA
- a CDS encoding TldD/PmbA family protein, which translates to MEREVYRLREMRTGVSLEGHIKPFARVRELTAVRLIEGGRMASALVEGSDEGEALKLARETLRFAKEEDYHLPTGCKARWERTFEADVKDLAEELSSLAEELGKRGLPLSGTIEFVTRHLAIESTNGADVEGSYSFMKVELEIGGRVPFSIMAGSFRKAELKELLEPYLNLVEGLRGVKPPEGEVEAIFAPTPLMELLFGPVLWKFRGSTALKSPGMEAREGETTASSLVTLFDDPLDGNSLRYVKADDEGVETRRNVLIEKGTVKGLLWDSYTAWKAGRESTGNGIRLGERIFDAFHNLTLAPGRKDLDALIGEVERGFIALGLRGANALDRATGNFSVVVTPALIIERGEITGFSRFELSGNVWELLKNTTGVGSELTRIWPGEEVSFSLPFLRAEVVL; encoded by the coding sequence ATGGAGAGGGAAGTCTACAGGCTGAGGGAAATGAGAACGGGCGTTTCCCTTGAAGGCCACATTAAGCCCTTCGCTCGAGTTAGGGAGCTCACCGCGGTTAGACTTATCGAGGGCGGGAGGATGGCCTCTGCACTTGTAGAGGGCAGCGATGAGGGTGAAGCTTTAAAGCTTGCCCGCGAAACCCTCCGATTCGCTAAAGAGGAGGACTACCACCTCCCCACAGGATGCAAAGCCCGCTGGGAGAGGACGTTTGAGGCAGACGTCAAAGACCTCGCAGAGGAGCTCTCCTCGCTGGCCGAGGAGCTTGGGAAGCGGGGCCTTCCGCTCTCCGGGACGATAGAGTTCGTAACACGGCACTTGGCAATAGAGAGCACGAACGGGGCAGACGTTGAAGGCTCTTACTCCTTCATGAAGGTCGAGCTTGAAATAGGTGGTAGAGTTCCCTTCTCAATCATGGCCGGCTCCTTTAGGAAAGCCGAGCTTAAAGAACTCCTTGAGCCCTATCTGAACCTCGTGGAGGGTTTAAGGGGGGTTAAGCCGCCAGAAGGGGAGGTCGAGGCAATTTTTGCTCCCACACCCCTCATGGAGCTCCTATTTGGTCCAGTTCTCTGGAAGTTCCGCGGGAGCACTGCACTAAAATCACCAGGAATGGAGGCGAGGGAGGGGGAAACCACCGCATCTTCCCTCGTTACCCTCTTTGACGACCCCCTCGACGGAAACTCGCTCCGGTACGTTAAGGCCGATGACGAGGGTGTTGAGACGAGAAGGAACGTTTTAATCGAGAAAGGAACCGTGAAGGGCCTGCTCTGGGACAGCTACACCGCCTGGAAAGCTGGAAGGGAGAGCACGGGCAACGGAATAAGGCTCGGCGAGAGGATTTTCGACGCTTTTCACAACTTAACGCTTGCCCCAGGGCGAAAAGACCTTGATGCGCTGATAGGGGAAGTCGAGAGAGGCTTTATTGCACTCGGCCTGAGGGGAGCTAATGCTCTCGACCGGGCAACTGGAAACTTTTCCGTCGTCGTGACGCCTGCCCTCATAATCGAACGCGGCGAGATTACCGGCTTTTCTCGCTTTGAACTCAGCGGAAACGTGTGGGAGTTGCTCAAGAACACCACGGGAGTTGGGAGTGAGCTCACGAGAATCTGGCCTGGGGAGGAGGTCTCGTTCTCGCTCCCCTTCCTGAGGGCGGAGGTGGTTCTTTGA
- a CDS encoding carbon-nitrogen hydrolase family protein, protein MRVALVPMRVEVGNFEANWREFERRFSEALTHKPDFVLFPEYCLTGFAEWDFSGAALYGDIVERVSGLAREAGVYVVFGLLEPYKNCVYNSALLIGRNGEVLLKHRKFQEPMKFCTGNTVRTARTEFGKVTIIICGDLYNKRIAKWVRRKKPDFLFVPMEYSPDYGELRGEDVETMAERVKLLGARTFIVNSYPPGGAWVFDSDGRLLASSREDKILVVEV, encoded by the coding sequence ATGAGGGTCGCTTTGGTTCCAATGCGCGTTGAAGTTGGGAACTTCGAGGCGAACTGGAGAGAATTCGAGCGGAGGTTCAGCGAGGCATTAACGCACAAACCCGACTTCGTCCTCTTCCCGGAATACTGCCTGACCGGCTTTGCCGAATGGGACTTCAGCGGAGCGGCGCTTTACGGTGATATAGTGGAAAGGGTGAGCGGGCTTGCCAGGGAGGCTGGTGTTTACGTAGTATTTGGACTTTTAGAGCCCTACAAAAACTGTGTCTACAACTCGGCTCTGCTAATCGGCCGGAACGGTGAGGTTCTGCTGAAGCACCGCAAGTTCCAGGAACCGATGAAGTTCTGCACCGGCAACACGGTGAGGACTGCAAGGACTGAGTTCGGAAAAGTAACCATAATCATCTGCGGCGACCTCTACAACAAGAGGATAGCGAAGTGGGTTCGGAGAAAGAAGCCGGACTTCTTATTTGTCCCGATGGAGTACTCGCCGGACTACGGCGAACTCAGGGGGGAAGACGTTGAGACGATGGCCGAACGGGTAAAGTTGCTCGGCGCCAGAACCTTCATCGTAAACAGCTACCCGCCGGGCGGAGCTTGGGTCTTCGACTCCGATGGAAGGCTCTTGGCGTCCTCCAGGGAGGATAAGATTCTGGTTGTTGAGGTCTAA
- a CDS encoding methionine--tRNA ligase subunit beta, which produces MELYDVSEFWKFDLRVGLVRKAEKLRRTKKLIKLDVDFGTERRTVITGIADQYSPKELEGRKFIFVLNLKPKEFSGVKSEGMLIVAETEDGRVYLLPVPEEIPEGAKVW; this is translated from the coding sequence ATGGAGCTCTACGACGTTTCCGAATTCTGGAAGTTTGACCTCCGGGTCGGCCTTGTTAGGAAGGCCGAGAAGCTGAGGCGCACTAAAAAGCTGATAAAGCTCGACGTTGACTTCGGAACCGAACGGAGGACAGTAATAACGGGTATAGCCGACCAGTATTCTCCGAAGGAGCTCGAAGGAAGGAAATTCATCTTCGTTCTCAACCTGAAGCCGAAGGAGTTTTCGGGCGTTAAGAGCGAGGGCATGCTCATAGTTGCGGAGACCGAGGATGGGAGGGTTTACCTCCTGCCCGTTCCGGAGGAGATTCCAGAGGGGGCGAAGGTGTGGTGA
- a CDS encoding protein-tyrosine phosphatase family protein, which yields MWRPAKFVDDNVAFSRMPTRGEIDEVAKTFDAVVVLVEEFELPYSLSEWQNRGVEVLHSPVRDFSAPSLNRLLEILRWVEEKVAKGKKVLIHCMGGLGRSGTVAVAWVMYSKGLPLRDALRRVRMLRPGAVEVEEQMGVLKELERFLRSR from the coding sequence ATGTGGCGCCCGGCCAAATTCGTTGACGATAACGTTGCCTTCTCGCGGATGCCGACAAGGGGTGAAATAGACGAAGTTGCCAAAACCTTCGATGCGGTGGTGGTTCTCGTCGAGGAGTTTGAGCTCCCCTACAGCCTAAGTGAATGGCAGAACCGGGGCGTTGAGGTTCTCCACAGCCCAGTTCGGGATTTCTCGGCCCCGTCTCTGAATCGGCTCCTCGAAATCCTCCGCTGGGTTGAGGAGAAAGTTGCGAAGGGCAAAAAGGTCCTGATCCACTGTATGGGCGGCCTGGGGCGGAGCGGAACGGTGGCAGTTGCCTGGGTGATGTACTCTAAGGGGCTCCCCCTGAGGGATGCCCTGAGAAGGGTTCGCATGTTAAGGCCCGGTGCGGTTGAAGTGGAGGAGCAGATGGGGGTTTTAAAAGAGCTGGAAAGGTTCCTCAGAAGCCGTTGA